A DNA window from Aureibaculum sp. 2308TA14-22 contains the following coding sequences:
- a CDS encoding ABC transporter ATPase — MYVNFNELPNTSRVWVYQADRTLTKHEVEQISDYLRNFVENWKRHGDDLTASFKIEYNQFVILAVDENVNEVSGCSIDSSVHIIKEIEKAFAIDLLNKMNVSFKDGTNINTVSLSDFKKYAAQNKINADTIVFNNMINSKADLQSAWEVQASKSWHAKFLAH; from the coding sequence ATGTATGTAAATTTTAATGAATTGCCCAATACTTCAAGAGTTTGGGTGTATCAAGCAGACAGAACATTGACCAAGCACGAGGTGGAACAAATTTCCGACTATCTAAGAAATTTTGTTGAAAATTGGAAACGCCATGGTGATGATTTAACGGCTTCGTTTAAAATTGAATACAATCAGTTTGTTATCTTAGCTGTTGACGAAAACGTAAATGAAGTTTCAGGTTGCTCCATAGATAGTTCGGTTCATATTATCAAAGAAATAGAAAAAGCCTTTGCTATTGATTTATTAAATAAAATGAATGTTTCTTTTAAAGATGGTACAAACATAAATACCGTTTCGTTAAGCGATTTTAAAAAATATGCGGCACAAAATAAAATAAATGCTGACACCATCGTTTTTAACAATATGATAAATTCTAAGGCAGATTTACAATCCGCTTGGGAAGTACAAGCGAGTAAAAGTTGGCATGCAAAGTTTTTAGCACATTAA
- a CDS encoding exonuclease domain-containing protein: MKLKLNKPIVFFDLETTGINIAKDRIVEISILKVHPNGNKESKTWLVNPEMEIPAEVVAIHGIDNEKVVTEPTFAELAKEINQLIEGCDLAGFNSNRFDIPLLAEEFLRVGIDFDMKNRVGVDVQVIYHKKEQRTLSAAYKYYCDKDLENAHSAEADTIATYEILKAQLDKYDDLENDVKFLHEFSSHKKRADFAGFIMFNEKDEEIFTFGKYKGKKVADVLEKDKGYYSWIQNADFPLYTKKVLTAIKLRSLNTKLF; encoded by the coding sequence ATGAAATTAAAACTAAATAAACCTATTGTATTTTTTGATTTAGAGACGACAGGCATTAACATTGCCAAAGACCGTATTGTAGAAATTTCCATTTTAAAAGTACACCCAAACGGAAATAAAGAAAGTAAAACCTGGTTGGTAAACCCTGAAATGGAAATACCTGCTGAGGTTGTTGCCATACACGGTATTGATAATGAAAAAGTAGTAACCGAACCCACGTTTGCAGAATTGGCCAAAGAAATTAATCAATTAATTGAAGGTTGTGATTTGGCTGGTTTTAACTCGAATCGGTTTGATATTCCGCTATTAGCTGAAGAATTTTTACGGGTTGGTATTGATTTTGATATGAAGAATAGAGTAGGGGTTGATGTGCAAGTTATTTATCATAAAAAAGAACAACGTACATTAAGTGCAGCGTATAAATATTATTGCGATAAGGATTTAGAAAATGCACATTCGGCAGAGGCAGATACCATTGCTACCTACGAAATTTTAAAAGCTCAATTAGATAAATATGACGATTTAGAAAATGATGTAAAGTTTTTACATGAGTTTTCTTCGCATAAAAAACGAGCTGATTTTGCAGGTTTTATTATGTTTAATGAAAAAGACGAAGAAATTTTTACCTTTGGTAAGTATAAAGGAAAAAAAGTAGCCGATGTGTTAGAAAAAGACAAAGGCTATTACTCATGGATACAAAATGCAGATTTTCCGTTATACACCAAAAAAGTATTGACTGCCATTAAATTACGCAGTTTAAACACTAAATTATTTTAA
- a CDS encoding coiled-coil domain-containing protein, with translation MNKERAITYSLLSHIRNNGTLAKGPIDIFIPLIKRTLSKMNMEGIFKGKSILEIKAASEKLYQIDFPIPVLNKILTQICNEINSDEMEHFILYQDGSFALNQYSFTDYEDLIETQTNEINELEDLFKDFCNSSELEIENSNSIFNFIEKNKFTLSKYISHSQETNAADYTKEAQFIDFFKRFPTIYDRIKNIYIGSIIAGYIEYNSDDAKREIILLLDTNFIIGLIDLNTPESTHTCNTLLKIAQQQNFKIRILKDTIEETINLLEAKAEYFDKSFLQRKINAEDVYNACERRNLSRTDLERIADNLEKTIAELGITILHSTDKLKREAKYTDLYKVFQEVRNSKKSALHDAAAILYVSKQRKKRIKEFDKVNAWFVNNSSSVVGDSIFLKNGFQPETIKADDLLNILWLSNPQVNKSIGTDDLAEIGLTSAISLTLSKDLPKSKIIRDLDDNIHKYAKEEISDTDIIRVATRITNKQLKNIEELNLLATNDKEEFVKRLQDEANRQKTIEEKRIRKLEEVFKNISARTDELEKSKNEFREKSKNIDSLLKEKESKESELEEKLLVEQNKNREILRDTWYSEQLTKWRRKTWIEFFIFALIFILGIIYILFESNWNLKQAIAYFKVLKANIIVSALISLILFIWNYFNIKTLYAKYRSHSNIQNFKKGLKIPEKMKELKKAK, from the coding sequence ATGAATAAAGAAAGAGCAATTACATATAGTTTATTATCTCACATTAGAAATAATGGAACGTTGGCAAAAGGTCCAATTGATATTTTTATTCCTTTGATTAAGCGAACCCTATCTAAAATGAATATGGAAGGAATATTTAAAGGAAAAAGTATTTTAGAAATAAAAGCGGCAAGTGAAAAACTCTATCAAATTGATTTTCCTATCCCTGTCTTAAATAAAATACTGACACAAATTTGCAATGAAATAAATTCAGATGAAATGGAACATTTCATTTTATATCAAGATGGTTCCTTCGCTCTAAATCAATATTCTTTTACTGATTATGAGGATTTAATTGAAACTCAAACAAATGAAATCAATGAACTGGAAGATTTGTTTAAAGATTTTTGTAATTCTTCCGAGTTGGAGATTGAAAATAGTAATTCAATATTCAATTTTATTGAAAAAAATAAATTTACTCTTTCAAAATACATATCACATAGTCAAGAAACAAATGCAGCTGATTATACTAAAGAAGCACAATTCATAGATTTTTTTAAGAGATTCCCAACAATATATGACAGAATCAAAAACATCTATATAGGTTCAATTATAGCTGGGTATATAGAGTATAATTCCGATGATGCAAAAAGAGAGATAATATTACTTCTTGATACTAATTTTATAATTGGCTTGATCGATTTAAACACACCCGAATCAACACATACTTGTAATACTTTATTAAAAATTGCTCAACAACAAAATTTTAAAATTCGCATATTAAAAGATACAATTGAAGAAACTATTAATTTATTAGAGGCGAAAGCAGAATATTTTGACAAATCCTTTTTACAGAGAAAAATTAATGCAGAAGATGTTTATAATGCTTGTGAGAGAAGAAATTTATCAAGAACTGATTTAGAGCGTATAGCTGACAATTTGGAAAAAACAATAGCTGAATTAGGAATTACTATTTTACATAGCACAGATAAACTGAAAAGGGAGGCAAAATATACCGATTTATATAAAGTTTTCCAAGAAGTTCGGAATTCGAAAAAATCGGCTCTTCACGATGCTGCAGCAATTCTGTACGTAAGCAAACAACGTAAAAAGAGAATTAAAGAATTTGATAAAGTAAATGCTTGGTTTGTAAATAATTCATCTTCAGTAGTTGGTGATTCAATTTTTTTAAAAAATGGTTTTCAACCAGAAACAATTAAAGCAGATGATTTATTAAATATTTTATGGTTAAGTAACCCACAAGTTAACAAATCTATAGGCACAGACGATTTAGCGGAAATTGGTTTGACTTCAGCTATTTCATTAACTTTAAGCAAGGACTTACCAAAGTCAAAAATAATTCGAGACTTAGATGACAACATACACAAATACGCTAAAGAGGAAATTAGTGATACCGATATTATTAGAGTTGCAACACGAATTACAAATAAGCAACTAAAAAATATTGAAGAATTAAATTTACTGGCGACAAATGACAAAGAAGAATTTGTAAAAAGACTTCAAGATGAAGCGAATAGACAAAAAACAATTGAAGAAAAAAGAATTCGAAAATTAGAAGAAGTATTTAAAAATATTTCAGCAAGAACAGATGAGCTAGAAAAATCAAAGAATGAATTTCGAGAAAAATCAAAAAATATTGATTCACTTTTAAAAGAAAAGGAGTCCAAAGAGAGTGAGTTAGAAGAAAAACTACTTGTTGAACAGAATAAAAACAGAGAAATATTAAGGGATACTTGGTACTCGGAACAACTAACTAAGTGGAGAAGAAAAACATGGATTGAATTCTTTATTTTTGCCTTAATTTTCATTCTTGGTATTATTTATATTCTTTTTGAATCTAATTGGAATTTAAAACAAGCTATCGCCTATTTCAAAGTATTAAAAGCAAACATTATTGTAAGTGCTTTGATTTCTTTGATTCTATTTATTTGGAACTATTTTAACATCAAAACTCTTTATGCCAAATACAGGAGTCATTCTAACATTCAAAATTTCAAAAAAGGGCTGAAGATACCTGAAAAAATGAAGGAGTTGAAGAAAGCCAAATAG
- a CDS encoding GIY-YIG nuclease family protein, with translation MNLYYVYILKCNDGLLYTGITNDISRRLDEHNLGLNKSSFTYKRRPVEVVFHQEFNDVNQAIYFEKKIKKWSGKKKLALANGDYDLLQLLAQCRNESHSDNKLND, from the coding sequence ATGAATTTATACTACGTTTATATACTAAAATGCAATGATGGTTTATTGTATACAGGTATAACCAATGACATATCTCGAAGATTAGATGAACATAACTTAGGATTAAATAAATCTAGCTTTACTTACAAGAGAAGACCTGTTGAAGTTGTTTTCCATCAAGAATTCAATGATGTTAATCAGGCTATTTATTTTGAAAAGAAAATAAAAAAATGGAGCGGTAAAAAGAAGTTAGCTTTAGCTAATGGCGATTACGATTTATTGCAGTTACTGGCTCAGTGCAGAAATGAAAGTCATTCGGATAATAAATTAAATGACTGA
- a CDS encoding dihydrolipoamide acetyltransferase family protein yields MAKFELKLPKMGESVAEATITSWLKEVGDTIELDEAIVEIATDKVDSEVPSEVEGVLVEKLYDVDAVVKVGETLAIIEISGNGVVEDTKVEVPIQEAKIEEPQEVIEIQNSIAEVTAINEPVAEVGNSPSGKFYSPLVKTIAKKENISMAELEAIIGTGKDNRVTKNDILAYVANRGNMPQQATQTKPVEAKTPAQSQKTTPVAPVSVNGQDEIIEMTRMGKLVAQHMVNSIQTSAHVQSFIEVDVTKIVNWRNKIKDSFQKREGEKITFTPIFMEAVAKAIKDYPMINISVDGDKVIKKKNINLGMATALADGNLIVPVIKNADQLNLMGMTKAVNDLAQRARTSQLKPDDTQGGTYTVTNVGGFGSVMGTPIINQPQVAILALGAIRKVPSVIETSEGDFIGIRHKMFLSHSYDHRVVNGALGGMFVKRVAEYLESFDVNREF; encoded by the coding sequence ATGGCTAAATTTGAACTGAAATTGCCTAAAATGGGCGAAAGTGTTGCAGAAGCAACCATCACTTCTTGGTTAAAAGAGGTTGGGGATACTATTGAGTTAGATGAAGCCATTGTAGAGATTGCTACTGACAAAGTAGACTCAGAAGTGCCAAGTGAAGTAGAAGGCGTTTTGGTTGAAAAGTTATATGATGTAGATGCCGTTGTAAAAGTTGGAGAAACACTGGCCATTATTGAAATTTCAGGAAATGGAGTAGTTGAAGATACAAAAGTTGAAGTCCCTATACAAGAAGCAAAAATTGAAGAACCACAAGAAGTTATTGAGATTCAAAATTCGATTGCAGAAGTTACAGCTATAAATGAACCTGTTGCTGAGGTTGGGAATTCTCCTTCGGGTAAATTTTACTCTCCTTTGGTAAAAACCATTGCTAAAAAGGAAAATATTTCTATGGCGGAATTAGAAGCCATAATAGGAACAGGGAAAGATAATAGAGTTACTAAAAATGATATATTGGCTTATGTAGCAAATAGAGGAAATATGCCTCAACAAGCTACACAAACCAAGCCAGTTGAAGCCAAAACACCTGCTCAATCTCAAAAAACAACGCCTGTAGCTCCAGTTTCGGTTAATGGACAAGATGAAATCATAGAAATGACCAGAATGGGCAAATTGGTAGCTCAGCATATGGTAAATTCAATACAGACTTCTGCTCATGTACAGTCTTTTATTGAAGTTGACGTTACCAAAATTGTCAATTGGCGTAACAAGATAAAAGACAGTTTCCAAAAAAGAGAAGGCGAAAAAATTACGTTTACCCCAATTTTTATGGAAGCCGTTGCCAAAGCCATTAAAGATTACCCGATGATAAATATTTCGGTGGATGGCGACAAAGTAATTAAAAAGAAAAACATCAATTTAGGGATGGCAACTGCCTTAGCGGATGGCAACCTGATTGTACCCGTAATTAAAAATGCCGACCAATTGAATTTAATGGGCATGACCAAAGCGGTTAACGATTTGGCACAACGTGCCAGAACCAGCCAATTAAAACCAGACGACACACAAGGCGGTACCTATACCGTTACCAATGTAGGCGGTTTTGGTAGTGTTATGGGTACACCCATTATAAACCAACCACAGGTAGCCATTTTAGCTTTAGGTGCTATACGCAAAGTACCTTCAGTTATTGAAACTTCAGAAGGCGATTTTATTGGCATACGTCATAAAATGTTCTTATCTCACTCTTATGACCATAGAGTGGTCAATGGTGCCTTAGGCGGTATGTTTGTAAAACGTGTTGCTGAATATTTGGAGAGTTTTGATGTGAATAGGGAGTTTTAA
- the hemF gene encoding oxygen-dependent coproporphyrinogen oxidase — MKDKFYNYIENLQNTITSKLEEVDGKAKFKEDIWKRPEGGGGRTRVIENGHFFEKGGVNISAVHGELPKTMQQHFGVKEADFFACGLSLVLHPKNPFVPTVHANWRYFEMYNKQGEIVDSWFGGGQDLTPYYLFEEDAKHFHRVCKQACDNHNPEFYPKYKERCDEYFYNTHRNEARGLGGLFFDYCKKTDGMSMQNWYNFVTEVGNSFLEAYVPIVEKRKELPYTEAQRNWQEIRRGRYVEFNLVHDKGTLFGLKTNGRIESILMSLPPHVQWKYNHQPEKGSEEEKLLNVLQNPKDWV, encoded by the coding sequence ATGAAAGATAAATTTTACAACTACATAGAAAACTTACAAAATACCATAACCTCAAAGCTAGAAGAAGTTGATGGTAAAGCCAAGTTCAAAGAAGATATTTGGAAACGACCTGAAGGTGGTGGTGGAAGAACTAGAGTTATAGAAAATGGTCACTTTTTTGAAAAAGGAGGTGTAAATATTTCTGCGGTCCACGGCGAATTACCAAAAACCATGCAACAGCATTTTGGCGTTAAAGAAGCTGACTTTTTTGCGTGTGGATTGAGCTTAGTGTTGCATCCTAAAAATCCATTTGTGCCAACGGTACATGCCAATTGGCGGTATTTTGAAATGTACAATAAGCAAGGCGAAATCGTGGATAGTTGGTTTGGTGGTGGTCAAGACCTAACCCCTTATTATTTGTTTGAAGAAGATGCCAAACATTTTCATCGAGTGTGTAAGCAAGCTTGTGATAACCACAATCCTGAATTTTATCCAAAATACAAAGAGCGTTGCGATGAATATTTTTACAATACACACCGTAACGAAGCCAGAGGTCTGGGAGGTTTATTTTTCGATTATTGTAAAAAAACGGACGGAATGTCCATGCAAAACTGGTACAATTTTGTAACCGAAGTGGGCAATAGTTTTTTAGAAGCCTATGTGCCTATTGTAGAAAAAAGAAAAGAATTACCCTACACTGAAGCACAACGCAATTGGCAAGAAATTCGTCGTGGCCGTTATGTGGAGTTTAACTTAGTACATGATAAAGGCACCTTGTTCGGATTAAAAACGAACGGACGTATCGAAAGTATTCTAATGAGTTTGCCGCCTCATGTGCAATGGAAATATAACCATCAACCTGAAAAGGGAAGCGAAGAAGAGAAATTGCTTAACGTATTGCAAAATCCCAAGGATTGGGTTTAA
- a CDS encoding GNAT family N-acetyltransferase produces MIDQFDGFEINPIHSGDAWKICNFMVANADRLQRYFPNTLAENLSPTLSKLFVEKKVKQFENKEEFLFTLKHSETRELAGVIYIKELDWEKKQGEFAYCIGYEVEGQGLTSKAVKALSNYAFETLGLETLQIISHKDNLPSVGVAKKCGYKWIKTLIKEFTPPGEQPLDMELYEAHNGHFMKKG; encoded by the coding sequence ATGATTGATCAATTCGACGGTTTTGAAATTAACCCGATACATTCGGGTGACGCTTGGAAAATCTGTAATTTTATGGTGGCAAATGCAGACCGATTACAACGTTACTTTCCAAATACCTTAGCCGAAAACTTAAGCCCTACATTATCTAAACTCTTTGTAGAAAAAAAAGTAAAACAATTTGAGAATAAAGAAGAATTTCTTTTTACATTGAAACATTCAGAAACACGGGAACTTGCTGGGGTTATTTATATTAAAGAATTAGATTGGGAGAAAAAACAAGGAGAGTTTGCGTATTGTATTGGATATGAAGTTGAGGGCCAAGGTTTAACTTCTAAAGCCGTCAAGGCCTTGTCAAATTATGCCTTTGAAACATTAGGTTTAGAAACATTACAAATTATTTCGCATAAAGATAATTTGCCTAGTGTTGGTGTAGCTAAAAAATGCGGATATAAGTGGATTAAAACGCTAATAAAAGAATTTACCCCTCCTGGTGAACAACCTTTAGACATGGAGTTATATGAAGCCCATAATGGACATTTTATGAAAAAAGGATAA